Below is a genomic region from Leishmania mexicana MHOM/GT/2001/U1103 complete genome, chromosome 20.
GGGGAGAATAGAAGGGAGCAAGGCTGGCAAGTAAAGAAGGTGGGATACGTTAACAGGAAAACTGAGCAAATGGTGTGGTTGTACAACAAACAGCAGTGGCATGTTTTCCTCATAGGAAGGTACTtcttggggggggggaggaaatCGATGGGATAAGCGGGTGAAGAGAATACACAATGAAAAACACGTTCCCTCGATAACGAACAGAGGGGGATGGAGAGGGGCGCACGTTCAGTGCAATATCTCGCAGGGGAACACATTAGTGTCGGCCATGACATTCGCTGGAAAACAGCTGTTGCACCGTCGTTCTCCGTTCATTCCAATCGCAGCCTGTGTAGATGGGCCTCAGTGTGACGGCAAACACGCGCTTCGGCAAGACTTACGAATCAATCAGCAGACGGCGGATGGCATTCACGTGGAGCCCGATCCCGTGCGCAAAGGCGTCCTCGTTGACTCGGAACATGCAGTTGTGCGCCAACGGAGCTTTCCCATCACCGCATGGCTTCACTCCTAGCAAAGCATAACAACCTGGGATCACTGCCTGGTACTCGGAGAAGTCCTCCACGCCGAACATCGGCTCCTCCTTCACAACAAACGCATCTTTACCAAGCATCTCCTCAGCTACGCTCTTCACCACCTCGTACGCCTTCGGGTCGTTGTACGTCACGATGTTGGGCTCCAGCCAGCTCAGCTCGTACTGGGCACCGTGCGCCTTTGTGATGCCGGCGATGATCTCCTCCATCAGAGAGGGCACCCGAGCCTGAGTGTCGCGGTCGAGGCACCGCAGTGtgccgcgcatgcgcacggtGTCCGGGATCACGTTGTAGCTTCCTCTCCCGCCCTCGAAGGTGGTAATGCTCAGTACAGGAGCCCTCAGCGCGCTCACGCGGCGTGATACAACGGACTGGAGGTTTGCCACGACCTCGGAGGCAATGAGAATGGGGTCGACACACAGCTCCGGCTGCGAGGCAtggccgccagcaccgcggaTCACAATGTCAAAGTCGTTGCACGCACCGCAGAGGGTGCCCTGTCGGGTCGAGATGGTGCCGACAGGGTACTCTGCAGCGACATGTAGCCCAAAGATCATGGACACGCCATCCAACACACCAAGGCCCAccagctgcttcgcaccac
It encodes:
- a CDS encoding putative N-acyl-L-amino acid amidohydrolase → MTSPISALIQVVQPEVVQWRRHIHEYPYVAYEEQPTADYVADVLSSMPAPLDIRRLTPNSVVADLRGGAGEGPMYALRADMDALPLQEESGEPFSSKRPGVMHACGHDAHTAMLLGAVKVLCQMRDRIRGTVRFVFQHAEEVVPSGAKQLVGLGVLDGVSMIFGLHVAAEYPVGTISTRQGTLCGACNDFDIVIRGAGGHASQPELCVDPILIASEVVANLQSVVSRRVSALRAPVLSITTFEGGRGSYNVIPDTVRMRGTLRCLDRDTQARVPSLMEEIIAGITKAHGAQYELSWLEPNIVTYNDPKAYEVVKSVAEEMLGKDAFVVKEEPMFGVEDFSEYQAVIPGCYALLGVKPCGDGKAPLAHNCMFRVNEDAFAHGIGLHVNAIRRLLIDS